A stretch of the Bradyrhizobium sp. CCBAU 53351 genome encodes the following:
- a CDS encoding CGNR zinc finger domain-containing protein yields the protein MSKESRKFQVPDELANLYDFANTLDVRHFTHFGVEHPESDELGGPKELADWMRERGLGVEGGRVTPAMFELALKLRGALRAYLQCEPSERLRNKSVLGALNDALAPFPLRVEARAGRGATLSAAREDALAGLSAIAIELHDAALVGTLDRLKMCASEECRRVFFDRSKPSTRRWCMSTLCGNRMKTRAYRERQREAK from the coding sequence ATGTCGAAAGAGTCACGCAAATTCCAGGTTCCAGACGAGCTCGCGAACCTCTACGACTTCGCCAACACGCTCGATGTTCGTCACTTCACGCATTTCGGCGTTGAACATCCGGAGAGCGATGAGCTTGGCGGGCCGAAGGAGCTGGCGGACTGGATGCGGGAACGCGGCCTCGGCGTCGAGGGCGGTCGCGTCACGCCCGCGATGTTCGAGCTTGCGCTAAAGCTGCGGGGCGCTTTGCGTGCCTATCTGCAATGTGAGCCGAGCGAGCGGCTCCGGAACAAAAGCGTTCTCGGCGCGCTCAATGACGCGCTCGCGCCGTTTCCGTTGCGGGTGGAGGCGCGCGCAGGCCGTGGCGCAACGCTGTCGGCTGCGCGCGAGGATGCGCTCGCCGGCCTGTCGGCCATCGCGATCGAGCTTCATGATGCAGCGCTCGTGGGAACGCTGGACCGGCTGAAGATGTGCGCGTCGGAGGAATGCCGCCGGGTGTTCTTCGACCGGTCGAAACCGTCGACGCGGCGCTGGTGCATGTCGACGCTGTGCGGCAACCGAATGAAGACGCGCGCCTATCGCGAGCGGCAGCGCGAGGCGAAATAG